A single region of the Clostridiaceae bacterium genome encodes:
- a CDS encoding quinate 5-dehydrogenase has protein sequence MKRIVSVSLGSSTRDHKAEREFFGEKYLIERVGVDGSYEKFINKIKELDGKVDAIGMGGIGLYLPMKNRTYVLKSALPLLRAAKITPVADGTFIRDTLEPQAVYKVRDKKLIDFKGKKAMVTCAVDRYRLAEALYESGCSIICADLIFTLGINVTVGYPRGINALARVFAPIVTKLPFDMLYPTGHREEAVEDPVKYAKLYREADIIAGDFNYIKRYMPDDLTGKVIITNTVTKANIEELKSRKVAILVTTTPEFDGRSFGTNVVESIVVAASGKRPNEISREEYQAYSEKLGFEPRVVIF, from the coding sequence ATGAAACGTATTGTCAGTGTCAGTCTGGGATCTTCTACAAGGGACCACAAAGCAGAAAGAGAATTTTTTGGTGAAAAATATCTAATTGAAAGAGTCGGAGTTGATGGAAGCTACGAAAAGTTCATCAATAAGATCAAAGAACTGGATGGAAAAGTTGATGCCATTGGGATGGGAGGCATAGGACTATATCTTCCGATGAAAAACAGGACTTATGTTCTAAAAAGCGCTTTGCCGTTACTTAGGGCTGCCAAGATTACTCCTGTTGCAGATGGTACTTTCATTCGAGATACATTAGAACCACAGGCTGTTTATAAAGTCCGTGATAAAAAATTAATAGACTTTAAAGGTAAGAAAGCCATGGTAACTTGTGCTGTAGATAGATACAGACTTGCCGAAGCTCTATATGAATCAGGTTGCAGTATTATATGTGCTGACCTGATTTTTACTCTTGGGATAAATGTTACCGTAGGGTATCCGAGAGGAATAAATGCATTGGCGAGAGTTTTTGCTCCAATAGTAACAAAATTGCCATTTGATATGTTATATCCTACAGGCCATAGGGAAGAAGCTGTAGAAGACCCTGTAAAATATGCTAAATTATATAGGGAAGCTGATATTATAGCCGGAGATTTTAACTATATAAAAAGATATATGCCTGATGATTTGACAGGCAAAGTTATAATAACTAATACAGTAACAAAAGCCAATATTGAAGAATTAAAGTCAAGAAAAGTTGCAATATTGGTTACCACTACTCCTGAATTCGATGGAAGGTCTTTCGGAACAAACGTTGTTGAATCCATAGTTGTTGCCGCATCAGGCAAAAGGCCGAACGAAATAAGCAGGGAAGAATATCAGGCCTATTCAGAAAAGCTCGGCTTTGAACCCAGGGTTGTTATATTCTAG
- the serS gene encoding serine--tRNA ligase, with amino-acid sequence MLDINLIRKEPEKVKNSLLKRNFEVDFSELLSWDKERRELIVETEKLKAQKNKVSAEIPRLKKQGQDVQPIFEEMKSIAEKIKDIDDKIENLETKINDFIIALPNITDEDVLPGGKENNQVIRQWGEKPAFDFKWKNHVELVESLDMIDYERGAKLGGNGFWVYKKDGALLEWSLINYFIEEHLKDGYEFILPPHILNYQCGFTAGQFPKFVDDVFHIKGSEGKGYTQFLLPTAETALVSLHRDEILDESELPRKYFSYTPCYRKEAGSYRADERGMIRGHQFNKVEMVQYTLPENSRAAFEELVSKAERLVQGLGLHYRVSKLASGDCSASMARTYDIEVWIPSMNDYKEVSSASNANDYQARRGNIRFRRKETKKVEFVHTLNASGLATSRVIPAIVEQYQQADGSVVVPEVLRKWMGKSVIALKK; translated from the coding sequence GAAACCGAAAAACTTAAAGCCCAAAAGAATAAAGTATCTGCTGAGATACCAAGATTGAAAAAACAAGGGCAGGATGTTCAGCCAATCTTTGAAGAAATGAAGTCCATAGCAGAAAAAATCAAAGATATTGATGACAAAATTGAAAATCTGGAAACAAAAATCAATGATTTTATAATAGCATTGCCTAATATAACTGATGAAGATGTTTTACCCGGAGGTAAGGAGAACAACCAGGTAATACGTCAATGGGGAGAAAAACCGGCATTTGACTTTAAATGGAAAAATCATGTGGAACTTGTTGAAAGTTTGGATATGATTGATTATGAAAGAGGAGCTAAGCTGGGAGGAAACGGTTTCTGGGTCTATAAAAAGGACGGAGCTTTACTTGAGTGGTCACTGATTAATTATTTTATAGAAGAACATTTAAAAGATGGTTATGAATTTATTCTGCCACCTCATATTCTAAATTATCAGTGCGGTTTCACCGCAGGACAATTTCCTAAATTTGTAGATGACGTATTCCATATAAAAGGAAGCGAGGGTAAAGGTTATACCCAGTTCCTGCTTCCGACAGCTGAGACTGCACTGGTAAGCTTGCACAGGGATGAGATACTTGATGAAAGTGAACTTCCCAGGAAATATTTTTCATACACTCCCTGTTACAGAAAAGAAGCCGGAAGTTACAGAGCTGATGAAAGAGGCATGATTAGAGGACATCAGTTTAACAAGGTAGAAATGGTGCAATATACATTACCTGAGAATTCGCGGGCTGCTTTTGAAGAGCTGGTTTCAAAGGCTGAAAGACTTGTGCAGGGATTGGGACTTCATTACAGGGTCAGCAAGCTTGCATCTGGCGATTGCAGCGCTTCAATGGCAAGAACTTATGATATTGAAGTATGGATACCCAGCATGAACGATTACAAGGAAGTAAGCTCTGCATCAAACGCAAATGACTACCAGGCAAGGCGCGGAAACATCAGGTTTAGAAGAAAAGAAACAAAGAAAGTTGAATTTGTGCATACATTAAACGCGTCAGGATTGGCAACAAGCAGAGTTATTCCTGCCATTGTGGAACAGTACCAGCAGGCGGATGGAAGTGTAGTTGTGCCCGAAGTATTAAGAAAATGGATGGGTAAAAGTGTAATAGCATTAAAAAAATAA